The Bos mutus isolate GX-2022 chromosome 7, NWIPB_WYAK_1.1, whole genome shotgun sequence genome window below encodes:
- the FCHO1 gene encoding F-BAR domain only protein 1 isoform X2 encodes MSYFGEYFWGEKNHGFEVLYHTVKQGPISTKELADFIRERATIEETYSKAMAKLSKLASNGTPMGTFAPLWEVFRVSSDKLALCHLELTRKLQDLIKDVLRHGEEQLKAHKKCKEEAVGTLDAIQVLTGVSQLLPKSRENYLNRCMDQERLRRESTSQKEMDKAETKTRKAAESLRRLVEKYNSARSDFEQKMLDSALRFQAMEETHLRQMKALMGSYAHSVEDTHVQIGQVHEEFKQNVENVSVEMLLRKFAESKGTGQEKPGPLDFEAYRTATLQEAMKRLRGAKAFRLPGLSRREREPPTAVDSLEPDLGTCPEVDEEGFTVRPDVTQNSTAESTHFSSSDSDFDDEEPRKIYVHIKPASARAPPCSPKAAAAQLKATAGSLILPPGPGGTMKRHSSRDTPGRPQRPQSAPRASSCVEKLQSDEQASKNLFGPTLESALDHEDFTGSSSLGFTSSPSPFSSSSPENVEDSGLDSPSHAAPGPSPDSWVPRPGTPQSPPTCRVSPPESRGTQSLLPSDSPHPLAASPSPWGPEAVAGGDLMPVPADLAVREGLAAPSRRPRSRKASCPLMRSNGDLSRSLSPSPLGSSAPSSIPERPSFASQTGHGVSRGPSPVVLGSQDALPVATAFTEYVHAYFRGHSPSCLARVTGELTMTFPAGIVRVFSGTPPPPVLSFRLVRTAPIEHFQPNADLLFSDPSQSDPETKDFWLNMATLTETLQRQAEQNPAASYYNVVLLRYQFSRPGPQSMPLQLSAHWQCGPTLTQVSVEYSYQPGATTVPTPLTNVQILLPVGEPVTNVRLQPAATWNLEEKRLLWKLPDVSEAGGSGRLSASWEPCSGPSTPSPVAAQFTSEGATLSGVDVELVGSGYRMSLVKRRFATGKYLVSC; translated from the exons GGCCACCATCGAGGAGACCTACTCGAAGGCGATGGCAAAACTTTCCAAGCTGGCCAGCAACGGGACCCCCATGGG GACCTTTGCCCCGCTCTGGGAGGTCTTCCGAGTCTCCTCAGACAAGCTGGCGCTCTGCCACCTGGAGCTGACGCGGAAGCTTCAGGATCTCATCAAGGATGTGCTCCGCCACGGGGAGGAACAGCTCAAGGCGCACAAGAAG tgCAAAGAGGAAGCAGTGGGCACCCTAGATGCCATACAGGTCCTCACAGGGGTCAGCCAGCTCCTGCCCAAGTCTCGTGAGAACTACCTGAACCGTTGCATGGACCAGGAGCGGCTGCGGAGGGAGAGCACCAGCCAGAAGGAGATGGACAAG GCAGAGACCAAGACCAGGAAGGCAGCAGAGAGCCTGCGGCGTTTGGTGGAGAAATACAACTCAGCCCGCTCTGACTTTGAGCAGAAAATGCTGGACTCAGCTCTG CGCTTCCAAGCCATGGAAGAGACCCACCTGCGGCAAATGAAGGCACTGATGGGGTCCTACGCCCACTCAGTGGAGGACACCCATGTGCAGATTGGGCAG GTGCACGAAGAGTTTAAGCAGAATGTAGAAAACGTCAGCGTGGAGATGCTGCTGAGGAAGTTTGCAGAGAGCAAAGGCACAGGCCAGGAGAAGCCTG GGCCTTTGGACTTTGAGGCATACAGAACGGCTACGCTGCAGGAAG CAATGAAACGTTTGCGTGGAGCCAAGGCCTTTCGCCTCCCAGGACTGAGCCGACGGGAGCGGGAGCCACCTACAGCTGT AGATTCCCTGGAACCTGATTTAGGG ACTTGTCCAGAGGTGGATGAGGAAGGTTTCACCGTCAGGCCTGATGTCACCCAGAACA GCACAGCAGAGTCCACCCACTTCTCATCCAGCGACTCTGATTTTGATGACGAGGAGCCCCGCAAAATCTACGTGCACATCAAGCCTGCCTCAGCCCGGGCCCCACCCTGCAGTCCCAAGGCAGCTGCGGCCCAGCTCAAGGCCACAGCAGGCAGCCTCATTCTTCCTCCCGGCCCTGGG GGCACCATGAAACGCCATTCTTCAC GGGACACTCCCGGGAGACCGCAGAGGCCTCAGTCAGCCCCAAGGGCCAGCAG CTGTGTGGAGAAGCTGCAATCGGATGAGCAGGCTTCCAAGAACCTCTTTGGGCCTACCCTAGAGTCCGCCTTGGACCACGAAGACTTTACag GCTCTAGCAGCCTCGGCTTCACCTCCAGCCCCTCGCCTTTCTCCTCCTCGTCTCCCGAGAACGTGGAGGACTCCGGACTGGACTCACCATCCCACGCGGCGCCGGGTCCCTCCCCGGATTCCTGGGTCCCACGCCCCGGCACCCCACAGAGCCCACCTACTTGTCGGGTGTCACCCCCGGAGTCGAGGGGCACACAGTCCCTGCTGCCATCAGACTCGCCACATCCCCTTGCAGCATCCCCGAGCCCCTGGGGGCCGGAGGCTGTGGCTGGAGGAG ACTTGATGCCTGTACCTGCTGACCTTGCAGTCAGGGAGGGTCTGGCAGCCCCATCCCGGAGACCGCGCTCCAGGAAGGCATCCTGTCCCCTCATGCGCAGCAATGGAGACCTG TCTCGTTCCCTGAGCCCCTCCCCACTGGGCTCTTCAGCTCCCAGCTCTATCCCTGAACGGCCCAGCTTCGCATCCCAGACCGGACATG gAGTCTCCCGGGGTCCCAGCCCTGTGGTCCTGGGCTCCCAGGATGCCCTGCCCGTGGCCACTGCCTTCACTGAGTATGTCCACGCCTACTTCCGTGGCCACAGCCCCAG CTGCCTGGCTCGAGTAACTGGGGAGCTGACCATGACCTTCCCTGCCGGCATCGTACGCGTGTTCAGCGGGACCCCACCCCCTCCCGTCCTCAGCTTCCGCCTCGTGCGTACGGCCCCCATTGAGCACTTCCAGCCCAATGCTGACCTGCTCTTCAG TGACCCTTCCCAGAGTGACCCGGAGACCAAAGACTTCTGGCTGAACATGGCGACTCTGACTGAAACTCTGCAGCGCCAGGCAGAGCAGAATCCAGCCGCCTCCTACTACAATGTAGTACTCCTGCGGTACCAG TTCTCCCGCCCCGGTCCCCAGTCCATGCCTCTGCAGCTGAGCGCCCACTGGCAGTGTGGGCCGACCCTCACTCAGGTCTCGGTGGAGTACAGCTACCAACCCGGTGCCACAACCGTGCCCACGCCACTCACCAACGTCCAGATCCTGCTGCCCGTGGGGGAACCTGTGACCAATGTCCGCCTGCAGCCAGCTGCCACCTG GAACCTGGAGGAGAAGCGGCTCCTATGGAAGCTTCCAGATGTGTCTGAGGCAGGGG GCTCTGGCCGCCTGTCTGCCAGCTGGGAGCCATGCTCTGGGCCAAGCACGCCCAGCCCTGTGGCTGCTCAGTTCACCAGTGAGGGGGCCACTCTGTCCGGCGTGGACGTGGAGCTGGTGGGGAGTGGCTACCGCATGTCGCTGGTAAAGAGGAGGTTCGCCACAG GGAAGTACCTGGTGAGCTGTTAA
- the FCHO1 gene encoding F-BAR domain only protein 1 isoform X3, translating into MSYFGEYFWGEKNHGFEVLYHTVKQGPISTKELADFIRERATIEETYSKAMAKLSKLASNGTPMGTFAPLWEVFRVSSDKLALCHLELTRKLQDLIKDVLRHGEEQLKAHKKCKEEAVGTLDAIQVLTGVSQLLPKSRENYLNRCMDQERLRRESTSQKEMDKAETKTRKAAESLRRLVEKYNSARSDFEQKMLDSALRFQAMEETHLRQMKALMGSYAHSVEDTHVQIGQVHEEFKQNVENVSVEMLLRKFAESKGTGQEKPGPLDFEAYRTATLQEAMKRLRGAKAFRLPGLSRREREPPTAVDSLEPDLGTCPEVDEEGFTVRPDVTQNSTAESTHFSSSDSDFDDEEPRKIYVHIKPASARAPPCSPKAAAAQLKATAGSLILPPGPGGTMKRHSSRDTPGRPQRPQSAPRASSCVEKLQSDEQASKNLFGPTLESALDHEDFTGSSSLGFTSSPSPFSSSSPENVEDSGLDSPSHAAPGPSPDSWVPRPGTPQSPPTCRVSPPESRGTQSLLPSDSPHPLAASPSPWGPEAVAGGDLMPVPADLAVREGLAAPSRRPRSRKASCPLMRSNGDLSRSLSPSPLGSSAPSSIPERPSFASQTGHGVSRGPSPVVLGSQDALPVATAFTEYVHAYFRGHSPSCLARVTGELTMTFPAGIVRVFSGTPPPPVLSFRLVRTAPIEHFQPNADLLFSDPSQSDPETKDFWLNMATLTETLQRQAEQNPAASYYNVVLLRYQFSRPGPQSMPLQLSAHWQCGPTLTQVSVEYSYQPGATTVPTPLTNVQILLPVGEPVTNVRLQPAATWNLEEKRLLWKLPDVSEAGGKYLVSC; encoded by the exons GGCCACCATCGAGGAGACCTACTCGAAGGCGATGGCAAAACTTTCCAAGCTGGCCAGCAACGGGACCCCCATGGG GACCTTTGCCCCGCTCTGGGAGGTCTTCCGAGTCTCCTCAGACAAGCTGGCGCTCTGCCACCTGGAGCTGACGCGGAAGCTTCAGGATCTCATCAAGGATGTGCTCCGCCACGGGGAGGAACAGCTCAAGGCGCACAAGAAG tgCAAAGAGGAAGCAGTGGGCACCCTAGATGCCATACAGGTCCTCACAGGGGTCAGCCAGCTCCTGCCCAAGTCTCGTGAGAACTACCTGAACCGTTGCATGGACCAGGAGCGGCTGCGGAGGGAGAGCACCAGCCAGAAGGAGATGGACAAG GCAGAGACCAAGACCAGGAAGGCAGCAGAGAGCCTGCGGCGTTTGGTGGAGAAATACAACTCAGCCCGCTCTGACTTTGAGCAGAAAATGCTGGACTCAGCTCTG CGCTTCCAAGCCATGGAAGAGACCCACCTGCGGCAAATGAAGGCACTGATGGGGTCCTACGCCCACTCAGTGGAGGACACCCATGTGCAGATTGGGCAG GTGCACGAAGAGTTTAAGCAGAATGTAGAAAACGTCAGCGTGGAGATGCTGCTGAGGAAGTTTGCAGAGAGCAAAGGCACAGGCCAGGAGAAGCCTG GGCCTTTGGACTTTGAGGCATACAGAACGGCTACGCTGCAGGAAG CAATGAAACGTTTGCGTGGAGCCAAGGCCTTTCGCCTCCCAGGACTGAGCCGACGGGAGCGGGAGCCACCTACAGCTGT AGATTCCCTGGAACCTGATTTAGGG ACTTGTCCAGAGGTGGATGAGGAAGGTTTCACCGTCAGGCCTGATGTCACCCAGAACA GCACAGCAGAGTCCACCCACTTCTCATCCAGCGACTCTGATTTTGATGACGAGGAGCCCCGCAAAATCTACGTGCACATCAAGCCTGCCTCAGCCCGGGCCCCACCCTGCAGTCCCAAGGCAGCTGCGGCCCAGCTCAAGGCCACAGCAGGCAGCCTCATTCTTCCTCCCGGCCCTGGG GGCACCATGAAACGCCATTCTTCAC GGGACACTCCCGGGAGACCGCAGAGGCCTCAGTCAGCCCCAAGGGCCAGCAG CTGTGTGGAGAAGCTGCAATCGGATGAGCAGGCTTCCAAGAACCTCTTTGGGCCTACCCTAGAGTCCGCCTTGGACCACGAAGACTTTACag GCTCTAGCAGCCTCGGCTTCACCTCCAGCCCCTCGCCTTTCTCCTCCTCGTCTCCCGAGAACGTGGAGGACTCCGGACTGGACTCACCATCCCACGCGGCGCCGGGTCCCTCCCCGGATTCCTGGGTCCCACGCCCCGGCACCCCACAGAGCCCACCTACTTGTCGGGTGTCACCCCCGGAGTCGAGGGGCACACAGTCCCTGCTGCCATCAGACTCGCCACATCCCCTTGCAGCATCCCCGAGCCCCTGGGGGCCGGAGGCTGTGGCTGGAGGAG ACTTGATGCCTGTACCTGCTGACCTTGCAGTCAGGGAGGGTCTGGCAGCCCCATCCCGGAGACCGCGCTCCAGGAAGGCATCCTGTCCCCTCATGCGCAGCAATGGAGACCTG TCTCGTTCCCTGAGCCCCTCCCCACTGGGCTCTTCAGCTCCCAGCTCTATCCCTGAACGGCCCAGCTTCGCATCCCAGACCGGACATG gAGTCTCCCGGGGTCCCAGCCCTGTGGTCCTGGGCTCCCAGGATGCCCTGCCCGTGGCCACTGCCTTCACTGAGTATGTCCACGCCTACTTCCGTGGCCACAGCCCCAG CTGCCTGGCTCGAGTAACTGGGGAGCTGACCATGACCTTCCCTGCCGGCATCGTACGCGTGTTCAGCGGGACCCCACCCCCTCCCGTCCTCAGCTTCCGCCTCGTGCGTACGGCCCCCATTGAGCACTTCCAGCCCAATGCTGACCTGCTCTTCAG TGACCCTTCCCAGAGTGACCCGGAGACCAAAGACTTCTGGCTGAACATGGCGACTCTGACTGAAACTCTGCAGCGCCAGGCAGAGCAGAATCCAGCCGCCTCCTACTACAATGTAGTACTCCTGCGGTACCAG TTCTCCCGCCCCGGTCCCCAGTCCATGCCTCTGCAGCTGAGCGCCCACTGGCAGTGTGGGCCGACCCTCACTCAGGTCTCGGTGGAGTACAGCTACCAACCCGGTGCCACAACCGTGCCCACGCCACTCACCAACGTCCAGATCCTGCTGCCCGTGGGGGAACCTGTGACCAATGTCCGCCTGCAGCCAGCTGCCACCTG GAACCTGGAGGAGAAGCGGCTCCTATGGAAGCTTCCAGATGTGTCTGAGGCAGGGG GGAAGTACCTGGTGAGCTGTTAA
- the FCHO1 gene encoding F-BAR domain only protein 1 isoform X1 has translation MSYFGEYFWGEKNHGFEVLYHTVKQGPISTKELADFIRERATIEETYSKAMAKLSKLASNGTPMGTFAPLWEVFRVSSDKLALCHLELTRKLQDLIKDVLRHGEEQLKAHKKCKEEAVGTLDAIQVLTGVSQLLPKSRENYLNRCMDQERLRRESTSQKEMDKAETKTRKAAESLRRLVEKYNSARSDFEQKMLDSALRFQAMEETHLRQMKALMGSYAHSVEDTHVQIGQVHEEFKQNVENVSVEMLLRKFAESKGTGQEKPGPLDFEAYRTATLQEAMKRLRGAKAFRLPGLSRREREPPTAVDSLEPDLGTCPEVDEEGFTVRPDVTQNSTAESTHFSSSDSDFDDEEPRKIYVHIKPASARAPPCSPKAAAAQLKATAGSLILPPGPGGTMKRHSSRDTPGRPQRPQSAPRASSCVEKLQSDEQASKNLFGPTLESALDHEDFTGSSSLGFTSSPSPFSSSSPENVEDSGLDSPSHAAPGPSPDSWVPRPGTPQSPPTCRVSPPESRGTQSLLPSDSPHPLAASPSPWGPEAVAGGDLMPVPADLAVREGLAAPSRRPRSRKASCPLMRSNGDLSRSLSPSPLGSSAPSSIPERPSFASQTGHGVSRGPSPVVLGSQDALPVATAFTEYVHAYFRGHSPSCLARVTGELTMTFPAGIVRVFSGTPPPPVLSFRLVRTAPIEHFQPNADLLFSDPSQSDPETKDFWLNMATLTETLQRQAEQNPAASYYNVVLLRYQFSRPGPQSMPLQLSAHWQCGPTLTQVSVEYSYQPGATTVPTPLTNVQILLPVGEPVTNVRLQPAATWNLEEKRLLWKLPDVSEAGGSGRLSASWEPCSGPSTPSPVAAQFTSEGATLSGVDVELVGSGYRMSLVKRRFATGTPSPCHCASPEPRPGRALSPTYCFC, from the exons GGCCACCATCGAGGAGACCTACTCGAAGGCGATGGCAAAACTTTCCAAGCTGGCCAGCAACGGGACCCCCATGGG GACCTTTGCCCCGCTCTGGGAGGTCTTCCGAGTCTCCTCAGACAAGCTGGCGCTCTGCCACCTGGAGCTGACGCGGAAGCTTCAGGATCTCATCAAGGATGTGCTCCGCCACGGGGAGGAACAGCTCAAGGCGCACAAGAAG tgCAAAGAGGAAGCAGTGGGCACCCTAGATGCCATACAGGTCCTCACAGGGGTCAGCCAGCTCCTGCCCAAGTCTCGTGAGAACTACCTGAACCGTTGCATGGACCAGGAGCGGCTGCGGAGGGAGAGCACCAGCCAGAAGGAGATGGACAAG GCAGAGACCAAGACCAGGAAGGCAGCAGAGAGCCTGCGGCGTTTGGTGGAGAAATACAACTCAGCCCGCTCTGACTTTGAGCAGAAAATGCTGGACTCAGCTCTG CGCTTCCAAGCCATGGAAGAGACCCACCTGCGGCAAATGAAGGCACTGATGGGGTCCTACGCCCACTCAGTGGAGGACACCCATGTGCAGATTGGGCAG GTGCACGAAGAGTTTAAGCAGAATGTAGAAAACGTCAGCGTGGAGATGCTGCTGAGGAAGTTTGCAGAGAGCAAAGGCACAGGCCAGGAGAAGCCTG GGCCTTTGGACTTTGAGGCATACAGAACGGCTACGCTGCAGGAAG CAATGAAACGTTTGCGTGGAGCCAAGGCCTTTCGCCTCCCAGGACTGAGCCGACGGGAGCGGGAGCCACCTACAGCTGT AGATTCCCTGGAACCTGATTTAGGG ACTTGTCCAGAGGTGGATGAGGAAGGTTTCACCGTCAGGCCTGATGTCACCCAGAACA GCACAGCAGAGTCCACCCACTTCTCATCCAGCGACTCTGATTTTGATGACGAGGAGCCCCGCAAAATCTACGTGCACATCAAGCCTGCCTCAGCCCGGGCCCCACCCTGCAGTCCCAAGGCAGCTGCGGCCCAGCTCAAGGCCACAGCAGGCAGCCTCATTCTTCCTCCCGGCCCTGGG GGCACCATGAAACGCCATTCTTCAC GGGACACTCCCGGGAGACCGCAGAGGCCTCAGTCAGCCCCAAGGGCCAGCAG CTGTGTGGAGAAGCTGCAATCGGATGAGCAGGCTTCCAAGAACCTCTTTGGGCCTACCCTAGAGTCCGCCTTGGACCACGAAGACTTTACag GCTCTAGCAGCCTCGGCTTCACCTCCAGCCCCTCGCCTTTCTCCTCCTCGTCTCCCGAGAACGTGGAGGACTCCGGACTGGACTCACCATCCCACGCGGCGCCGGGTCCCTCCCCGGATTCCTGGGTCCCACGCCCCGGCACCCCACAGAGCCCACCTACTTGTCGGGTGTCACCCCCGGAGTCGAGGGGCACACAGTCCCTGCTGCCATCAGACTCGCCACATCCCCTTGCAGCATCCCCGAGCCCCTGGGGGCCGGAGGCTGTGGCTGGAGGAG ACTTGATGCCTGTACCTGCTGACCTTGCAGTCAGGGAGGGTCTGGCAGCCCCATCCCGGAGACCGCGCTCCAGGAAGGCATCCTGTCCCCTCATGCGCAGCAATGGAGACCTG TCTCGTTCCCTGAGCCCCTCCCCACTGGGCTCTTCAGCTCCCAGCTCTATCCCTGAACGGCCCAGCTTCGCATCCCAGACCGGACATG gAGTCTCCCGGGGTCCCAGCCCTGTGGTCCTGGGCTCCCAGGATGCCCTGCCCGTGGCCACTGCCTTCACTGAGTATGTCCACGCCTACTTCCGTGGCCACAGCCCCAG CTGCCTGGCTCGAGTAACTGGGGAGCTGACCATGACCTTCCCTGCCGGCATCGTACGCGTGTTCAGCGGGACCCCACCCCCTCCCGTCCTCAGCTTCCGCCTCGTGCGTACGGCCCCCATTGAGCACTTCCAGCCCAATGCTGACCTGCTCTTCAG TGACCCTTCCCAGAGTGACCCGGAGACCAAAGACTTCTGGCTGAACATGGCGACTCTGACTGAAACTCTGCAGCGCCAGGCAGAGCAGAATCCAGCCGCCTCCTACTACAATGTAGTACTCCTGCGGTACCAG TTCTCCCGCCCCGGTCCCCAGTCCATGCCTCTGCAGCTGAGCGCCCACTGGCAGTGTGGGCCGACCCTCACTCAGGTCTCGGTGGAGTACAGCTACCAACCCGGTGCCACAACCGTGCCCACGCCACTCACCAACGTCCAGATCCTGCTGCCCGTGGGGGAACCTGTGACCAATGTCCGCCTGCAGCCAGCTGCCACCTG GAACCTGGAGGAGAAGCGGCTCCTATGGAAGCTTCCAGATGTGTCTGAGGCAGGGG GCTCTGGCCGCCTGTCTGCCAGCTGGGAGCCATGCTCTGGGCCAAGCACGCCCAGCCCTGTGGCTGCTCAGTTCACCAGTGAGGGGGCCACTCTGTCCGGCGTGGACGTGGAGCTGGTGGGGAGTGGCTACCGCATGTCGCTGGTAAAGAGGAGGTTCGCCACAGGTACGCCCTCGCCCTGCCACTGCGCATCCCCAGAGCCAAGACCAGGCCGGGCTCTGAGTCCCACTTATTGCTTCTGCTAG